The Desulfovibrio sp. genome includes a region encoding these proteins:
- the alr gene encoding alanine racemase: protein MREFPVSDCTFSPSLCHIDLAAIRRNFGRMGKAEKLMPVIKSDAYGHGLVPVARILSDAGARRFAVGTVSEGMALREAGLRQTIVPLLGALTDVEWQGAAMQGLTPVVGNFDQLERAAAHCHAGRILRVAIKCETGMGRLGFSQEELPQAIDRLRNIPGISPAMVISHFSCADVPEQEAYSQDQIKRFTAMSDALRTAFPDIERSLCNTAGTIGRPEAHFEVCRPGISLYGGNPFTGTSWESKGDALGLEWAMSVSAPVIEVRQVAEGRSVSYGRLFTAQKPATVAVVAIGYATAFNRSLSTRAAMLINGRRAPQVGRVCMGMIMADVSELPPVRVGDTAWLMGGPAEAGQKAVTPQDIADALGTISYEVLCLFGGMNPRVYA, encoded by the coding sequence ATGAGGGAATTCCCTGTGAGCGACTGCACGTTTTCACCATCGCTGTGCCACATTGATCTGGCCGCCATCCGCCGCAATTTTGGCCGCATGGGCAAGGCTGAAAAGCTTATGCCGGTCATCAAGTCCGATGCCTACGGCCACGGCCTTGTGCCTGTGGCGCGGATTTTGTCTGATGCAGGCGCGCGGCGCTTTGCCGTGGGAACCGTATCAGAAGGCATGGCCCTGCGCGAGGCCGGCCTGCGGCAAACCATTGTGCCGCTTCTGGGCGCGCTCACCGATGTGGAGTGGCAGGGAGCCGCCATGCAGGGCCTGACCCCGGTGGTGGGCAACTTTGACCAGCTTGAACGCGCCGCCGCCCATTGCCACGCCGGGCGCATCCTGCGCGTTGCCATAAAGTGCGAAACCGGCATGGGCCGCCTTGGCTTTTCGCAGGAAGAACTGCCCCAGGCTATCGACCGGCTGCGCAACATCCCGGGCATCTCTCCGGCTATGGTCATATCGCACTTTTCATGCGCCGACGTGCCGGAGCAGGAAGCCTATTCACAGGACCAGATCAAGCGCTTTACCGCCATGTCTGACGCGCTGCGTACGGCATTCCCCGACATTGAGCGCTCGCTCTGCAATACGGCTGGCACCATAGGCCGCCCCGAAGCGCATTTCGAGGTGTGCCGCCCCGGCATTTCGCTATACGGCGGCAATCCCTTTACGGGCACCTCGTGGGAAAGCAAGGGCGATGCGCTCGGTCTGGAATGGGCCATGAGCGTCAGCGCGCCAGTTATCGAAGTACGTCAGGTGGCCGAGGGCCGCAGCGTGTCGTATGGTCGACTGTTTACAGCGCAAAAGCCCGCCACCGTGGCGGTTGTTGCCATTGGCTACGCCACGGCTTTCAACCGATCGCTTTCAACGCGCGCCGCCATGCTCATCAACGGACGGCGCGCTCCTCAGGTGGGTAGGGTGTGCATGGGCATGATCATGGCCGACGTCAGCGAGCTGCCGCCCGTGCGTGTGGGCGACACGGCCTGGCTTATGGGCGGCCCCGCCGAGGCAGGGCAAAAGGCGGTGACGCCGCAGGACATAGCGGATGCACTGGGCACCATTTCTTACGAAGTGCTCTGCCTTTTTGGCGGCATGAACCCGCGCGTGTACGCATAG
- the fliN gene encoding flagellar motor switch protein FliN — protein MSQEDQEALAAQWAAQLEDEANAAEPAAPAADAAPAGAAGGTSGAALDEEALAAQWAESLAQDEEDKGPTSFGGAGAGLGGHPVDAHFQDMTEMARQPKDNKLKRELDFILDIPLDVSAELGRTRLLINELLQLGQGSVVELNKLAGEPLEVFVNGKLVARGEAVVINEKFGVRLTDIISPIERVKQLG, from the coding sequence ATGTCGCAGGAAGATCAGGAAGCCTTGGCGGCCCAGTGGGCCGCGCAACTGGAAGATGAAGCCAACGCGGCAGAACCTGCTGCACCTGCTGCGGATGCTGCGCCCGCTGGCGCGGCTGGCGGAACATCCGGCGCTGCGCTGGATGAGGAAGCTCTGGCGGCTCAGTGGGCAGAATCGCTGGCGCAGGATGAGGAAGACAAGGGGCCGACCTCCTTTGGCGGTGCAGGTGCAGGGCTTGGCGGTCATCCGGTAGACGCGCATTTTCAGGACATGACTGAAATGGCCCGTCAGCCCAAGGACAACAAGCTCAAGCGGGAGCTGGATTTTATTCTGGATATTCCGCTGGATGTGTCTGCCGAACTTGGGCGCACCCGTCTGCTCATCAACGAACTGCTGCAGCTTGGTCAGGGGTCCGTGGTGGAGCTGAACAAGCTGGCTGGCGAACCGCTGGAAGTATTTGTGAACGGCAAGCTGGTGGCGCGCGGCGAGGCCGTGGTCATCAACGAAAAGTTCGGCGTGCGCCTCACCGATATCATCAGTCCCATTGAAAGGGTGAAGCAGCTTGGCTAG
- the era gene encoding GTPase Era, with product MSDQNYRCGWVALMGPPNAGKSTLLNALLGQKVTIVTPKPQTTRNQIVGILTDEKAQVIFMDTPGLAQVRGRLSKTMLQAVWQSLAQAEVIMPVLDAHLYIRHPEFLERDLEPLSRALSNDDRPMVVVVNKVDLFSDKSRMLPLLTRLSEMWPKAEIFPTSALNRDGLPELAKLIRSKLPVAQAQFPEDQISTAPLRFMTAEIVREKLFLHLRQEVPYSVAVDVESWEEDEERGQTVIHAVIYVGRPMHKAMVIGRAGASIKQIGIEARKEIQDLVGGKVHLELWVKVREHWTEDAAFLREMGLMAE from the coding sequence ATGTCGGATCAGAACTATCGTTGCGGCTGGGTCGCACTTATGGGGCCGCCCAACGCGGGCAAATCCACCCTGCTGAACGCCTTGCTCGGCCAGAAGGTGACTATCGTCACCCCCAAGCCGCAGACCACGCGCAATCAGATTGTGGGCATCCTTACGGACGAGAAAGCCCAGGTTATTTTTATGGATACGCCGGGCCTTGCCCAGGTGCGCGGTCGGCTGAGCAAAACCATGCTCCAGGCCGTGTGGCAGAGCCTTGCCCAGGCCGAAGTCATCATGCCCGTGCTTGACGCCCACCTGTACATCCGCCACCCGGAATTTCTGGAGCGCGACCTTGAGCCGCTGTCCAGAGCGCTTTCCAATGATGACCGGCCCATGGTTGTGGTGGTCAATAAGGTGGACCTGTTCTCGGACAAAAGCCGCATGCTGCCGCTTTTGACCCGTCTGAGCGAAATGTGGCCCAAGGCGGAAATTTTCCCCACTTCGGCCCTGAATCGCGACGGCCTGCCGGAGCTGGCAAAGCTTATCCGTTCCAAGCTGCCCGTTGCCCAGGCTCAGTTCCCCGAAGACCAGATTTCCACGGCCCCCCTGCGGTTCATGACTGCGGAAATCGTGCGTGAAAAGCTGTTTCTGCATCTGCGCCAGGAAGTTCCCTATTCCGTGGCTGTGGACGTGGAAAGCTGGGAGGAAGACGAAGAGCGCGGCCAGACTGTGATCCACGCGGTCATCTATGTGGGGCGGCCCATGCACAAGGCCATGGTTATTGGCCGTGCGGGCGCTTCCATCAAGCAGATAGGCATTGAGGCCCGCAAGGAAATTCAGGATCTGGTGGGCGGCAAGGTGCATCTGGAGCTTTGGGTCAAGGTGCGCGAACACTGGACTGAAGACGCCGCCTTCCTGCGCGAGATGGGCCTGATGGCGGAGTAG
- a CDS encoding YggS family pyridoxal phosphate-dependent enzyme → MGDTLLLERYARVLDRIDAACASAGRPRESVRLIAVSKLHPAESLAQVAAAGQIDFGENYVQEALQKRQDLSADPATAAQCAGIRWHMIGHVQSRKAPLVAGAFNLVHTLDSRKLADAFERRLAEGGARQPVLFEVNVGGESQKSGVMSADLPELADYVLEHCPHLEVQGLMCLPPVFDAGDAARPHFARLRELRDALSTRLGLPLPELSMGMSGDFEGAVAEGATMVRIGTDIFGPRPAKV, encoded by the coding sequence ATGGGCGATACCTTGTTGCTCGAACGCTATGCGCGGGTGCTTGACCGCATTGACGCGGCCTGCGCATCGGCTGGCCGCCCCCGCGAAAGCGTGAGGCTTATTGCCGTTTCAAAACTGCATCCGGCGGAATCCCTGGCCCAGGTGGCCGCCGCCGGGCAGATTGATTTTGGCGAAAACTACGTTCAGGAGGCCTTGCAAAAACGGCAAGACCTGAGCGCAGATCCGGCCACAGCAGCGCAGTGCGCCGGGATTCGCTGGCACATGATCGGTCATGTGCAAAGCCGCAAGGCACCGCTGGTGGCGGGGGCTTTCAATCTTGTGCATACCCTTGATTCCCGCAAGCTTGCGGACGCCTTTGAGCGGCGTCTGGCAGAGGGTGGTGCGCGTCAGCCAGTGTTGTTTGAGGTGAATGTTGGGGGCGAATCGCAAAAATCCGGTGTGATGTCTGCAGATTTACCGGAATTGGCCGATTATGTTCTTGAGCATTGCCCGCACCTTGAGGTGCAGGGCCTCATGTGTCTGCCCCCGGTTTTTGACGCGGGCGATGCAGCGCGGCCCCATTTTGCAAGGTTGCGTGAATTGCGCGATGCCTTGAGCACCCGCCTTGGCCTGCCCCTGCCCGAGCTTTCCATGGGCATGAGCGGTGATTTTGAAGGCGCGGTGGCCGAAGGGGCCACCATGGTGCGCATAGGTACGGATATTTTCGGGCCGCGTCCTGCCAAGGTGTGA
- the fliP gene encoding flagellar type III secretion system pore protein FliP (The bacterial flagellar biogenesis protein FliP forms a type III secretion system (T3SS)-type pore required for flagellar assembly.), producing the protein MPVLALAAQDLAMPAMQLTLAGGAQSPEKVSVLLEILFLLTVLSVAPAIMLTVTSFTRIIIVFSFLRQAMGVQQLPPTQILASLAIFMTVVIMYPVGKQINDNALQPYLAEQIDYKVALDRAQAPLRTFMFKHTREKDLSVFYSISKMEAPRSKEEVPTMLLAAAYVISELKTAFTIGFLIYIPFLVLDMVISSVLLAMGMMMLPPMMVSMPFKLLLFVMVDGWNLLVGSLVNSFLL; encoded by the coding sequence ATGCCGGTTCTGGCCCTTGCGGCTCAGGATCTGGCCATGCCCGCAATGCAGCTCACCCTGGCCGGTGGGGCGCAATCGCCGGAAAAAGTCTCGGTCTTGCTGGAAATTCTCTTCCTGCTCACCGTGCTTTCCGTTGCCCCGGCCATCATGCTCACTGTCACCAGTTTCACCCGCATCATTATTGTTTTCAGCTTTCTGCGGCAGGCCATGGGCGTGCAGCAGCTGCCCCCCACCCAGATTCTTGCCAGTCTTGCCATTTTTATGACGGTGGTCATCATGTACCCCGTGGGCAAGCAGATCAATGATAACGCCCTGCAACCCTATCTGGCCGAGCAGATTGATTACAAGGTGGCGCTCGACCGGGCGCAGGCCCCTTTGCGCACCTTTATGTTCAAGCATACGCGCGAAAAGGATCTTTCTGTCTTCTATTCCATCAGCAAGATGGAAGCGCCGCGCAGCAAGGAGGAAGTGCCCACCATGCTGCTGGCAGCCGCCTATGTTATCAGCGAGCTTAAAACCGCCTTTACCATCGGCTTTCTCATCTACATTCCTTTTCTGGTGCTGGATATGGTCATTTCCAGCGTGCTGCTGGCCATGGGCATGATGATGCTGCCGCCCATGATGGTGTCCATGCCCTTCAAGCTGCTGCTCTTTGTTATGGTGGACGGCTGGAATCTGCTGGTCGGCTCGCTTGTGAACAGCTTTCTGCTCTGA
- the fliQ gene encoding flagellar biosynthesis protein FliQ, translating into MSPDFVIGFGRQAIELCLMMSLPMLGVGLGVGVIVSVIQAATQIQEMTLTFIPKVVCMFLALLMALPWLMERMTTFTRDVFINIPTYIR; encoded by the coding sequence ATGTCCCCAGATTTCGTCATCGGTTTCGGTCGGCAGGCCATTGAACTTTGCTTGATGATGTCCTTGCCCATGCTTGGCGTGGGGCTTGGAGTGGGTGTGATTGTCAGCGTTATTCAGGCTGCAACCCAGATTCAGGAGATGACGCTGACCTTCATCCCCAAGGTTGTGTGCATGTTTCTGGCTCTGCTTATGGCCCTGCCCTGGCTTATGGAGCGCATGACTACCTTTACCCGTGACGTGTTCATCAATATTCCCACTTACATCCGGTAA
- a CDS encoding flagellar basal body-associated FliL family protein — protein sequence MAAKEKESKALPEGQAENPKKGSKAKRIVIILAILLITLSGAGIGGYWWFFIRTPSSASSAPAEAASADAAGKGAAGQTGAGGSGGAGGASGHAGAGGAGGAGDGRIERQGDLPRSGGQVLPLPPITVNISDPTGRRYLKLGMEVEVNADVAAALQANNPRIRDAIIMLLAGKTFNDISTPDGKVLLKAEVAARLNQILGAQRVIRVYFTDFVVE from the coding sequence ATGGCGGCCAAAGAAAAAGAATCAAAGGCCCTGCCGGAAGGGCAGGCTGAAAACCCCAAGAAGGGCTCCAAGGCCAAGCGCATCGTCATTATTTTGGCGATATTGCTTATCACGCTGAGTGGTGCTGGCATTGGCGGCTATTGGTGGTTTTTCATCCGCACACCGTCTTCGGCAAGTTCTGCGCCTGCTGAAGCTGCATCTGCGGATGCCGCAGGCAAAGGCGCAGCGGGCCAGACAGGCGCAGGCGGTTCTGGCGGCGCAGGCGGCGCATCCGGCCATGCCGGGGCAGGCGGCGCGGGAGGCGCGGGTGACGGGCGCATTGAACGGCAGGGCGATCTGCCGCGCAGTGGTGGTCAGGTCTTGCCGCTGCCGCCCATAACCGTGAACATTTCCGACCCCACAGGGCGGCGGTATCTCAAGCTGGGCATGGAGGTCGAGGTCAATGCGGACGTTGCCGCCGCATTGCAGGCCAACAATCCGCGTATCCGCGATGCCATCATCATGCTGCTGGCGGGCAAGACGTTTAACGATATCTCCACGCCTGACGGCAAGGTGCTGTTGAAGGCGGAGGTGGCCGCGCGGCTGAACCAGATTCTGGGCGCGCAGAGGGTCATACGCGTATATTTTACCGATTTTGTCGTGGAGTAA
- a CDS encoding RNA methyltransferase, which produces MHNETEQAPLLPGLKPVLELLASEPQRIDCVFCKKGLRGPDAQEVLNLCRQHNVRFSLVDQVALDRLCRGAGSQTAQGRQGRDGVSHQGVVARLAATGFTELADLLAAAGDAPLPLIVALDQVQDPGNVGTICRTLYALGGAGIILPQHNSAYLGPAARRAAAGALEKLPVTRVTNLGHALDSAEEAGLTIYGAGGDGPSSLNAFDEPMQLPAVLVLGNEDKGLRPGVAKRCAHMLRIPLARSFDSLNVAQAGAVLLGLAAAHRAKNSAS; this is translated from the coding sequence ATGCATAATGAAACTGAACAAGCCCCGCTGCTGCCGGGCCTCAAGCCTGTGCTGGAACTGCTTGCCAGCGAGCCCCAGCGCATCGACTGCGTCTTCTGCAAAAAAGGCCTGCGCGGCCCCGATGCGCAGGAAGTGCTGAACCTTTGCCGTCAGCACAACGTGCGCTTCAGCCTGGTAGACCAAGTGGCCCTCGACCGCCTGTGCCGTGGCGCTGGCAGTCAAACTGCCCAGGGGCGTCAAGGCCGTGACGGCGTTTCCCATCAGGGCGTTGTGGCCCGTCTGGCCGCCACCGGCTTTACCGAACTTGCCGACCTGCTGGCCGCGGCGGGCGATGCCCCCCTGCCCCTCATTGTGGCCCTTGACCAGGTGCAAGATCCCGGCAACGTGGGCACAATCTGCCGCACCCTGTATGCTCTGGGCGGTGCGGGCATCATTTTGCCCCAACACAACAGCGCCTATCTTGGCCCCGCAGCCCGCAGGGCCGCGGCTGGCGCACTGGAAAAACTGCCCGTGACCCGCGTCACCAACCTGGGCCACGCCCTCGACAGTGCCGAAGAAGCTGGCCTGACCATTTACGGCGCGGGTGGCGATGGCCCATCAAGCCTCAACGCCTTTGATGAACCCATGCAGTTGCCTGCCGTGCTGGTTCTGGGCAATGAGGACAAAGGCCTGAGGCCCGGCGTCGCCAAACGGTGCGCCCACATGCTGCGCATTCCGCTTGCCCGCTCCTTTGACTCGCTCAACGTGGCGCAGGCCGGCGCCGTACTGCTGGGCCTTGCCGCAGCGCACAGAGCAAAAAATTCTGCATCGTAG
- a CDS encoding DUF5665 domain-containing protein encodes MDNRTEARQTDAELLLQRLDDAGLTEYIRLSQKTGKILWLNFLSGIARGLGFSIGASLVLAVLYKILARIISMNIPYLTELLQQIMNMAKGG; translated from the coding sequence ATGGACAACCGAACTGAAGCCAGACAGACAGATGCCGAACTCCTGCTGCAACGCCTCGACGACGCAGGCCTCACGGAATACATCCGGCTGTCGCAGAAAACCGGCAAGATACTCTGGCTCAACTTTCTGTCAGGCATTGCCAGAGGGCTGGGGTTCAGCATTGGCGCATCGTTGGTGTTGGCCGTTCTTTACAAGATACTGGCCCGGATCATCAGCATGAACATCCCCTACCTTACAGAACTGCTGCAACAGATCATGAACATGGCCAAGGGCGGCTGA
- the fliO gene encoding flagellar biosynthetic protein FliO, translated as MASLPVLLAAAEGGLSGSAVRGVVTSGAQGSAAAVPPGLEQTVAAAAEQMLRGLDMAAQSAQRVGIATEQAAASLADPASTLGQSSFSWGSYIQAVGILFLLVAVLWLAVWLARRFGKFNFLPRPGALPRDALVMEAQLPLGPRKGLMVVRFLNKRLLLGVTDQQITLLTEEQAQHEPENADFKQIMEEARRGAGGS; from the coding sequence TTGGCTAGCCTGCCTGTGTTGTTGGCCGCAGCCGAAGGCGGTCTTTCGGGCAGCGCCGTGCGCGGCGTGGTCACTTCTGGCGCGCAAGGTTCTGCGGCCGCGGTGCCGCCGGGTCTGGAGCAGACGGTGGCTGCCGCAGCCGAGCAGATGCTGCGCGGGCTGGATATGGCCGCTCAGTCTGCGCAACGCGTTGGCATTGCTACGGAGCAGGCCGCAGCCTCGCTGGCGGATCCTGCTTCAACGCTTGGGCAGTCGTCTTTTTCCTGGGGCAGCTACATTCAGGCCGTTGGCATTCTGTTTTTGCTGGTGGCCGTGCTGTGGCTGGCCGTATGGCTGGCGCGCCGTTTCGGCAAGTTCAATTTTCTGCCGCGTCCGGGGGCGCTTCCGCGCGATGCCTTGGTCATGGAGGCTCAGCTTCCGCTTGGGCCGCGTAAAGGCTTGATGGTGGTACGCTTCTTGAATAAAAGGTTGCTGCTGGGCGTTACCGACCAGCAGATTACCCTTCTGACAGAGGAGCAGGCACAGCATGAGCCAGAGAACGCCGATTTCAAACAGATCATGGAAGAAGCCCGTCGCGGCGCTGGCGGCAGCTAG
- the rpsF gene encoding 30S ribosomal protein S6 — protein MRKFETLLLLSPELSADTREGTIAALTAIIEREKGVMVEVDNWGMRDLAYPVRKLMRGFYVRLVYQAPAELIAELERNIRITDGIFKFVTVKLADEVAGEVA, from the coding sequence ATGCGGAAATTTGAAACCCTGCTGCTCCTTTCCCCGGAGCTTTCCGCCGATACTCGCGAGGGCACCATTGCCGCCCTTACCGCGATCATCGAGCGTGAGAAGGGCGTCATGGTGGAAGTGGACAATTGGGGCATGCGCGACCTCGCCTACCCGGTTCGCAAACTGATGCGCGGCTTTTATGTGCGTCTGGTGTACCAGGCTCCTGCTGAGCTTATCGCTGAGCTGGAACGCAACATTCGCATCACCGACGGCATCTTCAAGTTTGTGACCGTCAAGCTGGCCGACGAAGTGGCCGGGGAGGTTGCCTAA
- a CDS encoding lytic transglycosylase domain-containing protein, translated as MARLFFLAVVCCLLLAGGCASRQGGDSGGGLSMSVPEEDTSPPLTASETAALNTTGQVDKNIPESAMADVTRQYKYFLRKGRPTMSASSKRAEQFLAYAKRVFRSRGMPEDLAYLAIVESGYRCEVRSPAGAAGAWQFMPYTGQKYGLNQDWWTDERLDPFKSTEAAADYLQKLYGDFGDWPTAIAAYNAGEGKIGRAKQGTGGRDFFEIKSRNHMLDDKAQLRDETKQYVPRYLAVTKIMRNLPQLGFDPIHPDNAPGVLRLTAKPGTDLAGVARACRMDMDEFSAFNRHHKRPMTDTSRTTYIYVPASRERAAQAFLSSPQCAPYAGWAPSTVASSADSWDKISRRCGVPVASLRAANPGNPYLKAGETVLVPRSVNMSAQAVAALDAKPAKGQTKAGKPGNEAASREPQASSARVVAANDGAKHTLRADETLTSVARKYGVSVQDIQQSNGISDPHKVHAGAVLRIPAQGGGQSSGQAAPAVGRPVAAGPDGHLGKDRDKDKPAKAAKTSKTTYTVQANDTLWKIARTYNVSVDDLKRWNSVDEKNLRTGARLVVEQ; from the coding sequence ATGGCAAGGCTGTTTTTTCTGGCTGTTGTCTGCTGTCTGCTGCTTGCGGGGGGCTGCGCCTCTCGGCAGGGCGGCGACTCCGGAGGGGGATTGTCGATGTCTGTGCCGGAAGAGGATACTTCCCCGCCGCTGACGGCCAGTGAAACCGCCGCCCTCAACACTACCGGGCAGGTGGACAAAAACATCCCCGAAAGTGCCATGGCGGACGTGACGCGCCAGTACAAATACTTTTTGCGTAAGGGCCGCCCCACCATGAGCGCATCGTCAAAAAGGGCGGAGCAGTTTCTTGCCTATGCCAAGCGCGTGTTCCGCTCGCGGGGCATGCCGGAAGATCTGGCCTATCTTGCCATTGTGGAAAGTGGTTACCGCTGTGAGGTGCGCTCGCCTGCCGGGGCCGCCGGGGCATGGCAGTTCATGCCCTATACCGGGCAAAAGTATGGGCTGAACCAGGACTGGTGGACGGACGAGCGGCTTGATCCCTTCAAATCCACCGAGGCAGCGGCAGACTATCTGCAAAAACTCTATGGCGATTTTGGCGACTGGCCTACGGCCATTGCGGCCTACAACGCCGGAGAAGGCAAGATTGGGCGCGCCAAGCAGGGCACGGGCGGGCGTGACTTTTTTGAAATCAAGTCGCGCAACCATATGCTGGACGACAAGGCACAGCTGCGCGATGAAACCAAGCAGTATGTGCCGCGCTATCTGGCTGTGACCAAGATCATGCGCAACCTTCCCCAGCTTGGCTTTGATCCCATCCATCCCGACAATGCGCCGGGCGTGCTGCGCCTGACCGCCAAACCCGGCACGGATCTGGCGGGCGTGGCCCGCGCCTGCCGTATGGATATGGACGAGTTTTCGGCATTCAACCGGCATCACAAACGCCCCATGACCGACACTAGCCGCACTACATATATATATGTACCGGCAAGTCGGGAACGGGCGGCTCAGGCATTTCTGTCTTCCCCCCAGTGCGCGCCCTATGCGGGATGGGCCCCCAGTACGGTGGCCTCCAGCGCGGACTCATGGGACAAAATCAGCCGCCGCTGCGGTGTGCCAGTAGCTTCGCTGCGGGCAGCCAACCCTGGCAATCCCTATCTGAAAGCCGGCGAAACTGTGCTGGTTCCGCGTTCGGTAAATATGTCTGCCCAGGCTGTGGCGGCTCTGGATGCCAAACCGGCCAAGGGGCAGACTAAGGCGGGCAAGCCCGGCAATGAAGCTGCCAGCCGCGAACCGCAAGCATCCTCGGCCCGAGTGGTCGCCGCCAATGATGGGGCAAAGCACACCCTACGGGCGGATGAAACACTCACCTCTGTGGCCCGCAAATATGGTGTGAGCGTGCAGGATATCCAGCAGAGCAATGGTATTTCTGATCCGCACAAGGTGCATGCTGGCGCGGTGTTGCGCATCCCGGCCCAGGGCGGCGGTCAAAGCAGCGGACAGGCTGCGCCCGCAGTTGGGCGGCCTGTGGCTGCCGGGCCTGATGGGCATCTCGGCAAGGATCGCGATAAGGACAAGCCCGCCAAGGCCGCCAAAACAAGCAAAACTACCTATACCGTGCAGGCCAACGATACCTTGTGGAAGATCGCCCGCACCTACAATGTGAGCGTGGATGATCTGAAACGCTGGAACAGCGTGGACGAAAAGAACCTGCGCACGGGCGCTCGTCTGGTTGTGGAACAGTAG
- a CDS encoding VUT family protein yields MPTLPPMFSLFTYIALIVGVNFAFSVTPLIQLPNGDMWAPLSLIVGFIFVVRDYAQRRVGHHVLWGMLVGCVVSWFMASPQLALASAAAFAVGELGDWAVYTFTRRPFSQRILISSLVGAPLDSIVFLGMIGIATPWSVITMSLSKLAGALLVFWLVRRREQRECGLEHIQA; encoded by the coding sequence ATGCCTACTCTCCCGCCCATGTTCAGCCTATTTACCTATATTGCACTTATTGTGGGCGTTAACTTCGCCTTTTCAGTCACTCCGCTCATCCAGTTGCCCAATGGCGATATGTGGGCTCCCCTTTCGCTCATCGTCGGCTTTATTTTTGTGGTGCGCGATTACGCGCAGCGCCGTGTTGGGCACCATGTGCTTTGGGGAATGCTTGTGGGTTGCGTGGTCAGCTGGTTCATGGCCAGCCCGCAGCTTGCGCTGGCCAGCGCCGCGGCCTTTGCCGTGGGCGAACTGGGCGACTGGGCGGTATACACCTTTACCCGCCGCCCGTTTTCGCAGCGCATTCTCATTTCAAGCCTTGTGGGCGCGCCGCTGGACAGCATCGTATTTCTGGGCATGATCGGCATTGCCACGCCCTGGTCTGTCATTACCATGAGCCTGAGCAAGCTGGCAGGAGCACTGCTTGTTTTCTGGCTGGTACGCCGCCGCGAGCAGCGCGAATGCGGGCTGGAGCACATCCAGGCATAG
- the tgt gene encoding tRNA guanosine(34) transglycosylase Tgt, with protein MSQSVFTIEHTDGAARAGVLRTAHGTIPTPIFMPVGTVGSVKALAPDDLAAIGAPIILGNTYHLYLRPGDELVHRRGGLHKFASWPGSILTDSGGFQVFSLSSLRKIREEGVEFRSHLDGSKHLFTPEKVLQIQRNLNSDIMMVLDECVPFGADYAYTEKSLALTTRWAKRAMDAYPPGSAHNLMFGITQGGFYKDLRERSVNELCAMDFDGFAIGGLSVGEPKDKMYDLLYHTAPLLPGEKPRYLMGVGTPLDIATGIHAGVDMFDCVLPTRNARNGTLYTSLGKINIKRREFAEDDGPLDPNCRCYACRNFSRAYLRHLYASQELLSFRLNSLHNLTYFLDLARNARQAIVEGRYMDFLAKITALYPDEAARAAAGS; from the coding sequence ATGTCCCAATCCGTATTTACCATCGAACACACCGACGGCGCGGCCCGCGCCGGGGTGCTGCGCACGGCTCACGGCACTATCCCCACGCCTATCTTTATGCCCGTGGGAACCGTGGGATCCGTCAAGGCTCTTGCCCCGGATGACCTGGCCGCCATTGGCGCGCCCATCATTCTGGGCAATACCTATCACCTTTATCTGCGCCCCGGCGATGAGCTTGTGCACCGGCGCGGGGGGCTGCACAAGTTCGCCTCCTGGCCCGGCTCCATCCTGACGGACAGCGGCGGTTTTCAGGTATTCAGCCTGAGCTCGCTGCGCAAGATCCGCGAGGAAGGCGTGGAGTTCCGCTCCCACCTTGATGGCTCAAAGCATCTGTTCACGCCTGAAAAGGTGCTGCAAATCCAGCGCAACCTGAATTCAGACATTATGATGGTGCTTGACGAATGCGTGCCCTTTGGCGCGGATTACGCCTATACGGAAAAATCCCTGGCCCTGACCACGCGATGGGCCAAGCGCGCCATGGACGCCTATCCGCCCGGTTCTGCGCACAATCTGATGTTCGGCATCACGCAGGGCGGTTTTTACAAAGACCTGCGCGAGCGCTCGGTAAACGAACTGTGCGCCATGGATTTTGACGGTTTTGCCATTGGCGGGCTTTCGGTGGGCGAGCCGAAAGACAAGATGTACGATCTGCTCTACCACACAGCGCCCCTGCTGCCCGGCGAAAAGCCCCGCTACCTCATGGGAGTGGGGACGCCGCTGGACATTGCCACGGGCATCCATGCCGGGGTGGACATGTTCGACTGCGTCCTGCCCACCCGCAATGCGCGCAACGGCACGCTCTATACATCGCTTGGCAAGATCAACATCAAGCGACGCGAATTTGCCGAGGATGACGGCCCTCTTGATCCCAATTGCCGTTGCTACGCCTGCCGCAATTTTTCGCGCGCCTATCTGCGGCATCTGTATGCCAGTCAGGAATTGCTGTCCTTCCGGCTCAATTCCCTGCACAACCTCACCTATTTTCTCGATCTGGCGCGCAACGCGCGTCAGGCCATCGTGGAAGGGCGCTATATGGATTTTCTGGCGAAAATCACGGCCCTGTATCCCGACGAAGCCGCACGCGCCGCCGCTGGCTCGTAA